A stretch of DNA from Yoonia sp. G8-12:
ACCGCGTAAGCGGATCTGTGGCGGTGGCCCTTTTTGCGGCAAGGCAGGGCGTGCAAATCCTGCGGGTTCACGATATCTTTGCCACCAAACAAGCGTTGGACTTGGAATGGGCAATCGGTGGAGCAGCAATGACATGACACGCAAGTTCTTTGGCACTGACGGTGTGCGCGGCAAAGCCAACACCTTTCCGATGACATCTGAAATGGCGCTGAAAATCGGTGCTGCCGCAGGGCGTTATTTCCGCAATGACGGGTCCAACGGGCACCGCGTGGTGATCGGCAAAGATACGCGCCTGTCAGGCTATATGTTCGAAAATGCGCTGACTGCCGGTCTGACCAGCACCGGTATGAATGTGCTGCTTTTGGGGCCTGTGCCCACACCCGCCGTCGGACTGCTGACAACGTCGATGCGCGCGGACCTGGGCATCATGATCTCCGCCAGCCACAACCCGCACTATGACAACGGGATCAAGTTTTTCGGCCCTGATGGGTTTAAACTTTCGGATGAGGCCGAGGCCGAGATCGAAGCGATCATCAGCAACCCCATTGAGCCTGTGCAGGCGCAAAACATCGGACGGGCCAAGCGGATTGATGATGGGCGGTTTCGCTACGCAGAACGGATAAAATCCACCTTTCCGTCAGGTATGCGTCTTGATGGGCTCAAGGTTGTGATTGATTGCGCCAATGGTGCAGGCTACCGCGTCGCGCCCGAGGTTTTGTGGGAACTTGGTGCCACTGTTATCCCTGTGGGCGTAGAGCCGAACGGGTTTAACATCAACGAAGGGTGCGGTTCGACCAACACAGCGGCCGCGGCGGCGACAGTCATCGCTGAAGGTGCGCATGTCGGTATTTGTCTGGATGGTGACGCCGACCGCGTCATGATCCTGGACGAAAACGGGCAGGTGGCCGATGGCGATCAGCTTATGGCGCTGATGGCGGGCCGTTGGGCGGATCAGGAACGTCTGAACGGTGGCACTTTGGTTGCGACGGTCATGTCCAATCTGGGGCTGGAGCGCTATCTGGACGGGCGCGGATTGCGCCTCGAACGCACCGCAGTTGGCGACCGCTATGTGGTCGAGGCGATGCGCGCAAACGGCTGGAACCTTGGCGGCGAACAGTCGGGGCATATCGTGATGACTGATTTTGCAACTACAGGCGACGGTCTTTTGGCGGGGTTGCAATTTCTGGCAGCGATGATCGACACGGGCAAACCAGCCAGTGCGCTGACGAAAAGCTTTGAGACGGTGCCGCAAATGCTCAAAAACGTGCGCTATGCGGCGGGGCAGGACCCGTTGGGCGCTGATCAGGTCAAGAAATCTATTGCTGACGCGGAAACCAAACTTCGGGGCAAAGGCAGGTTGTTGATCCGTAAATCAGGGACGGAACCATTGATCAGGGTCATGGCGGAATGTGAGGACGACATATTGCTTGCGCAGGTCGTTGACGGGATCGTCGCCGAGGTCGAAGCCGCGATCTAGCGTAGAAGAAGCTTTTTGAGATTGCTCCACTGGCTGATGGCGAGGCCGAACAGGATCATGCCGAGCGCTATGAAGAACCGCAGCGGGAGCACTTCGCTCAGCACCAACGCGCCAAAGATCATTGACCAGAGCGGTACCTGATAATTGACCAGCGTCATAAAGATGGCCCCGGCTGAACGGATCGTGGCAACCCTGATAAGCGCCGCCAGCGCTGTGGGGATGAACCCCAGGAAAATAATCGCGACCGTCGGGCGCGCGTCACCTATGGCAGGGACACCTTCGACGATCAGCATTGCGGGGATCAAGGCAACCGAGCCCACCGTCAGCAAAAGCGCCGCCATCGTCAGTGGGTCAATAGGCGGGCAGCGCCGTGTCATGATGCTCGATACGGCATACGAGACCGAGGCCGCAACACAGGCGATTTGTCCCAGCGGTTCCCATCCGGTTCCGATGCGCAAGACGCCGGGGCCGATCAGGACGGTCGCCCCGACAAAGCCCATCATCACACCCAAAGTATTGCGCAGGCTCATTTTTTCGTCGGTGAAAAGATGCGCCAGAGGCAGCACAAAAAGCGGGAGTGCCGCCATTGAGATGCCTGCAAAGGCGGATGGAACATATTGCTGCCCCCAGCTGAGCAAGGCAAAAGGCACGGCGGTGTTCAGCAGACCGATTGCGATCAGGTAGCGGGCCATCAGAGGCGTAAACACGGGCAAGGGCCTGTTCAAAACGCGCATCAGGATCAACAAGGCAATCGCCCCCAAAGTAGTGCGCGCGCAGGCGACCGTCAGTGGCCCGTAGCCTTCCAGCGCAATTGCAACCACCATAAAAGTGGCGCCCCAGATCAAACCGAGGGCGGCAATCGACAGCCAGTTGGCCGGTGTGGGTTGCGATGTCATCAAGGGTCCTTTGCAATGCAAAAGGCCCGGACAGTGCCCGGGCCTTTCGGCGCGTAAGGTGGATCATGATCCACCTTACATGTCGATCAGTTTTTCGCTTTATCGACCATTTTGCCTGCGGAAATCCAAGGCATCATGGCGCGCAGCTTTTCACCGACTTGCTCGATCTCGTGCTCGTCGTTGATGCGGCGTGTTGCCTTGAAGTAAGGCTGGCCAACCGCGTTTTCCTGCATGAAGTCACGCACGAATTTGCCTGTCTGGATATCGGTCAGCACGTCTTTCATGCGCTGCTTGGTCTCGGCATATGGCAGGATGCGCGGGCCGGAAACATACTCGCCATACTCGGCTGTGTTCGAGATTGAATAGTTCATGTTCGCGATACCGCCTTCGTAGATCAGGTCCACGATCAGCTTGGTTTCGTGCAGGCACTCAAAGTAAGCCATTTCCGGCTCGTAACCGGCCTCGACCAGTGTTTCAAAGCCCATGCGGATCAGCTCGACGATACCGCCACACAGAACCGCCTGCTCACCAAAGAGGTCGGTTTCGCATTCCTGACGGAAGTTTGTCTCGATGATGCCGGAACGTCCGCCACCAATGGCAGAGCAGTAGGACAGGCCGATTTCCATCGCCTTACCGGATGCATCACGATCCACAGCCACAAGGCACGGCACGCCGCCACCTTTGGTGTATTCGCCACGAACTGTGTGACCGGGGCCTTTTGGCGCCATCATGATCACGTCAACACCGGGCTTTGGTTCGATCAGGCCGAAGTGCACGTTCAGGCCGTGCGCAAAGGCAATTGCGGACCCTTCTTTGATGTTGTCGTGGACGTATTTCTTGTAGGTCTCTGCCTGCAATTCGTCGGGCATTGTGAACATGATCAGATCGCACCATGCGGCGGCTTCTGCGATGCCCATAACCTTCAGGCCTTCACCTTCGGCTTTGGCCGCCGAGGGCGAGCCTTCGCGCAGGGCCACAACAAGGTTCTTTGCACCGCTGTCACGCAGGTTTAGCGCGTGGGCGTGGCCTTGGCTGCCATAGCCAAGAATGGCAACTTTTTTGTCTTTGATGAGGTTCACATCGCAATCGCGATCGTAATAAACGCGCATATTCGTCGTCCTTTGATTGATTTCTGGGGCCCTTGTAGCGGTTTTTACTGGGATGTTCAGTGTCGCAAGCCACTAATTTTGGCGGAAAAGAAATATTGCTATGCGCAAAAATACAAAATATCAGCATTTCTATGCTTAACGATGTTGACCGCCGAATTTTGCGCCTCTTGCAGGCTGATCCCGCGATCACTGTGCCTGATCTGGCGCATGAAACGGGGCTGACGTCTGCGCGGATCACCCGCCGCCTCGACCGTTTGCGCGAGGACCGGATCATCCAAGGCAGCCATGTCACCATCCATTGGCCCGCTTTGGGCTATGCGGTGTCTGTCAGTTTGCGTATCACGCTTGATAAAACCGTCGCACGCGCCTTTGACGAATTTATCGCGGCCGCCCGTGCCGTACCTGAAGTGATTGAAATCCAGACATTTCTGGGCCGTGTTGATGTGCGCCTGTCGCTGATTGCAAAGAACCTGTCCGATTATCAGCGCATCTACCGCGAAGAGGTGCTGACGTTACCCCACATCGCAGACATCGAAGCCTTGATGACTGTGGCTTCGGTGAAATCAGATGAAAGCCTGCCACTATGACGCTGGATGATCTGGATTATGCGATCCTGCGCGCACTGACGACGAATGCGGATCAATCAACGACCCAGTTGGGTGAAAAGCTCGGGTTGAGCCAACCTGCTACGTGGCGACGTGTGCGCCGCCTGCAAGAGGCGGGGGTGATTGCCGGGCGCAGGCTCTTGCTGGATGCGGAAAAGCTGGGTTTTGGCGTGACGGTTTTCTTGGGGATCAAACTGGCAACAAAAGGCCGCGTCAGCCTTGAGGACTTCGAGCGGGCAGTCGGGGCCATTCCCGAAGTGCAAACCGTCGATCACGTCTTGGGGCTTTATGACTATCGCCTGCGGGTCGTGGCCCGTGATCTGGCGGATTTCGAACGAGTCCTGCGCCGCCGCATTATGACAATGCCGGGGGTCGGCAATGTCGAGGCGAATGTGCTTTTGTCAGAAGAACGCCGACCAGGGCCAATTTAATCTGCATCCGTTTACGGTTTGATGAGTTTTTTGCTGCTAACTGCGTTTCATGCAGATGGAACGATAAAGATGAGGCGAATTCTTAGAAACTGGTGGGGCGTATGGCTTGCGGCGGGGTTGACTAGCCTGGCATGTATAGCTGTGTCCGAAACGCTCGTTCGGCTTTTGTTTGAAGGCGAAAATTTGTTGGCCGCATTGATGATTGCGCCGTTCATCACTTTCGTCACGACATTTCCGGTATCATTTTTCATATGGGTCCAGGTCCGGCGCAACGTGCGGCTCACTGTGAAACTCCAACGGCTTGTCAATCGTGACAGGCTGACAGAAGTTGCGACACGTGATTTCTTTTTCAGGCGCATGCGAAGCAATCCGCAGGTCTATGGCGTCTCTCTGATGGTGGATATTGATCGCTTTAAGTCTGTGAACGACACATTCGGGCATATCGCAGGTGACGTTGTGATCGCCCGTGTTGCCAGTATTCTGCGCCAGAATACCCGCAAGAACGATATCGTTTGCCGGTTTGGCGGCGAGGAATTTGTGATCTTCCTGTATGAAGAGGACAGTCACGGCGGGTTTGAAGTGGCCGAACGGATGCGGCGCGCCATCGCCAATGAAGTTATGAATGTTGAGGGACAAACGCTGCGGGTGACTGTATCGATCGGGGGGTCTTTGAAAGAACGGCTGAACGACGTGGATGCCGCCATACAGCAAGCCGATCGTGCGCTCTACCGTGCGAAAACAGCCGGCCGCAATCGGACAGTTTTCGCAGATCTGCCAAGACAGCCAAATGATGCCGCGGCCTGAGTTGGCAGGTGCCGCCTGACCTTTGGTTTATGTCCGACGGCAAGTTCGGCATCGGGATTTTGTGGATTGGCCAGTGTCATTGTTTTCACCAGCTACGACAAGTGTTTCGCTTATCGCCGAAACGGCAGCCCTTGTTGATCATGACCGTTTGATCAAGATAGCTGCGCGAGATGTTTTTCTACCGGATACAGGCCCAGCAGCAAAATGACGGTGCATAATCCTGCGGTATGCAAAGAAAGACTTTGCTTTGCGCCTGTTCAGGAAATAGCCATACTCTCACGCAGCAAGGAGATAGTGATGGACAATGCAATTTCTGGGGTTGATCCAGATGGTTTGATGGAATTCTCGGTGGTGTTTACCGATCGTTCGCTCAACCATATGTCAAAGGTCTTTCAGGGCGTTATGACCGATATCTCTGACATGCTGTGCGAGGTTTACAACGCCGACAGCGTTGCCATTGTGCCCGGCGGCGGCACCTACGGGATGGAGGCCGTGGCGCGCCAGTTCGGCGCAGATGCACATGCCTTTGTGGTGCGCAACGGCTGGTTTTCCTATCGTTGGAGCCAGATTTTCGAAGCGGGCAAATTTACAGCCAAAACAACGGTCATGAAGGCACGGCAGGCAGGCAACGACACGCGCGCGCCCTTTGCACCTGCACCGATTGAAGACGTCACCGCCGCGATCAAAGATGCCAAACCGGACGTTGTGTTTGCGCCCCATGTCGAAACTTCTGCCGGGATCATTCTGCCGGATGATTATATCAAAGCGCTCGCAGATGCAGCGCACGAAGTGGGCGCGCTGCTGGTGCTGGATTGCATCGCATCGGGGTGTGCCTGGGTAGATATGAAGGCGACAGGGGTCGATGTGCTGATCTCGGCCCCGCAAAAGGGATGGTCATCAACGCCTTCTGCGGGATTGGTCATGCTATCGGACCGTGCTGTCGCGCGGATGGCGCAGACCACTTCAAATTCCTTCACCGTGGACCTGAAGAAATGGCACAGCATCATGCAGGCCTATCTTGCAGGCGGTCATGCCTATCACGCCACCATGCCGACCGATGGTTTGCGGGCATTCCGCGATACCATGCTGGAAACCCGCGCGTTCGGTTTTGACAAATTGAAGGACGCGCAATGGGCCTTGGGCAATGCAGTGCGCAAGGTGCTGGCCGACAAGGGGATCAGATCGGTCGCAGCCGAAGGGTTCGGCGCGCCGGGCGTTGTGGTCAGCTATACCGACGATCCGGCCATTCAAAACGGATCAAAATTTGCGGCCGAAGGCATGCAAATTGCAGCCGGTGTGCCCCTGCAATGCGATGAGCCTGAGGATTTCCGCACCTTCCGTCTGGGCCTATTCGGCTTGGACAAGCTTTATGATGTGGATGCGACCGTGGCGCGTTTGGTGCCTGTGCTGGACAAGGTGCTTTAACGCGCACCCAACCCCAACTGCATCAGCGTTTGCCGGACCGGTGTGATACCATAAAGCGCCTCGATCCCTTTTGCGCGAAGCGATTGCATCATCGGGCTTCCGGTGATTGACGCGCGGTTCAGCGCGTCAATTCCCGTGACCCGCAGCTTGATGTCCGGATGGCGTTTGCGCGCATAGGAATCCAGCATGGCAGGTGCGCCCAACTGGTCGGGTGCGGCTGTCGCCAGATCCAGCAGACATGACAGATCACGCAAGGACATGTTCAAACCCTGTGCACCAATCGGTGGCATGACATGCGCGGCCTCCGCCACCAAGGCGATGCGCGGCGCTGTCAAATGATCCGCGATCTGGCTGATGATGGGCCACACGCTGCGTTTACTGGCGAGTTTGAGCGGCCCATAAAGATAAGCCGACCGGTCATTTGCTGCGGCTTCAAACGCAGTTTCGGGCAGAGCGTGCAACCGGTTTGCCTCGGCACCGCCCTCCATCCAGACCACGGCAGAACAGGGTTTGCCTTCATGATCGGGCAAGGGGACCAGCGTGAACGGCCCGCCCGAGCGGTGCATTTCGGTCGAAACATTGTCATGTGGCGCGTCATGGGTGACGGCAAAGGTCAGCGCCTTTTGCCCGTAACGCATTGTTTTCACGCCGATACCGGCGCTTTCACGCACGGCTGATCCGCGCCCGTCGGCGCCAATGACAAGTTTCGCAGAAAGCTGGCTGTCGTCTGACAGTGTCACAATGGCTTCGTTGCTGCGCGCCACCATGCGGGAAAAACCGACGCCGGCGCGGAAATCCACATTGGGCAACTCTTGCAGCCGCGCGACCATCTCGCGCCGCAAAAGCCAGTTGGGAAGGTTCCAGCCAAAGGGTTGCTCGGAAATATCGGCGGCGTTGAAATCGCGGGTAACGTGGGTGTCGGTGCCGATATCGACAATCCGCATGATCTGCAGCGGTGTGGCAAAAGGGGCAAGCCGTGTCCAAAGCCCGGCTGCTGCAAGGAATTGCTGGGCGGGCTGCAAGAATGCGGTGGTCCGCAAATCGGCACCTTCCGCATCACTGGTGGTCACGGGCGGGGTGGGGTCAATAATCGTCACGTCAAAGCCTGCGGTGCCAAAAGCGGCCGCCGCTGTCAGGCCTGCGACGCCCCCACCGGCGATGACGATATCTGATGATTTGCGTTCCATGGGACAGACATAGGCCGCCTGTCCGCGCGCTGAAAGGGCTAGCGCGAAAGCTGCGACAAGAAATCCACCAAATGGTCTGTGTGGTGGTGGATATATGGGGCAGGATCGGGCGCTTCATGCACATGCACCGTGCGCATCCCCAATGCATGGGGCACCGCGAGATTGCGGTGCTCATCCTCGAACATGGCGGCTTTGGTCGGGGTCAATCCGTCTTTGGCAAAGACACGCGAAAAGGCATCTTGCCCTGGCTTTGCGTTAAAATCGGCGTGCTCCACACCATAAACCGCATCAAACTGGCGGGTCAGGCCACGGGCTGCCAAGACACGTTTGGCGTGGTTGTTTGATCCATTGGTAAAGACAATCTTGCGCCCTGGTAGGGCGTTAATCGCAGCAACGAGCAGGGCATCTTCTTGCAGGTGCGTAATGTCGATATCATGCACATCAGCCAGAAAATGATGCGGATCAACGTCGTGGTTTTCCATCAACCCGATCAGTGTTGAGCCATAATCAACCCAATATTTCGCGCAAAGCTCGAGTGCGCGCGCCTGATCCATACCGGTCAGCCGCGCCACATAGGCCGAAAAACGCGCGTCCATTTGACCAAAAAGATCAGCAGACGGCGGATAAAGCGTATTATCGAGATCGAAAACCCACGTGTCTACATGGGCAAAATGCTGGGCTACCATGCGCGCACATTATGACGGGTGCGCAGGACCTTCAATTGCTTTGGCTTGATTGCGGGGCGGGCAGGGGCGTATGGTCAAAAAATTACGAAAGGTCCGACCCGATGAATGATACCCGTGTGTCCCAGAAAGACGCCTACGCCCTGATCCTCGAAGCCATCGACAGCCATATCTATAAGCCGGGTGATCGTCTGGTCGAAAGCGAACTGGCCGAACGTTTTGGCGTCTCGCGCACCCCGATCCGCGAAGCGCTGCAACGGCTTGAAACGCAGTCTTTGCTCACGCGGGACGGGCGGTCGTTGATTGTGGCGTCGCTGGACCATTCGCAATTGTCCGAACTCTACGTCGTGCGCGGTGAATTGGAAGGGCTTGCCGCCCGTCTTGCGGCCCGCCACGCAGCCCCCGAAGAGGTGAAGGTTCTGCGCGATATGCTAGAGGCCGATCAGAAACTGGTCGGTGATCCCAAGGCGATGAGCCGCGCCAACCGCCGCTTTCACAAGCAAATCCATTTGGCGTCGCATAACCGGTTTCTGGTGCAGCAGCTGGATCTGGTACATCGGTCGATGGCGCTTTTGGCGACCACATCAATTGCGGCCGAGGGCCGCGGTGCCGAGACACTGCGCGAACACGCGGCCATTGTCAGAGCAATTGAGGCGGGTGATGGAGACGCGGCCTATAAGGCCCTGCGTGATCATATCTCGGAGGCCTTTGTTACGCGCCTGAAACTGGATGCGGAGGCGGTGGAAGCTGCAGAATAGCCCAACTGCAGCCCACTCCTGAAGAAGTACACGAAGCAAACCTTACCACGTCAAACAACACATGACGACTTCGTCCTCGCAATTTGAGACAAATTAGTTAAGCGAAGGTTAAGCGCTCATGGCTTCGGCAAATCTTTCGAACAGATAATAGCTGTCTTGCGGTCCGGGGCTTGCTTCGGGGTGGTATTGCACGCTGAAAACCGGCCGGTTGGCGATGCGAATGCCACAATTGCTGCCATCAAACAGCGACACATGGGTTTCTTCCACACCCTCGGGCAACGTTTGGCTGTCCACAGTAAAGCCGTGGTTCATCGAGGTGATCTCGACTTTGCCGGTTTGCATATCCTTGACAGGGTGGTTCGCGCCGTGGTGGCCGTGGTTCATTTTGATGGTTTTCGCACCCACCGCGAGGGCCAGCATCTGGTGCCCAAGGCAGATGCCGAAGACCGGCAAATTGGCATCCAGAACGCCCTTGATCATCGGCACGGCGTAAACACCGGTTGCAGCAGGATCACCGGGGCCATTGGACAGGAAAACCCCGTCGGGGTTCAGCGCCAGCACCTCTTCGGCAGTGGCGGTTGCGGGCAGGACGGTGACATCACAACCAGCGCTGGCCAGACAGCGCAGGATGTTGCGCTTGGCGCCAAAATCAATGGCTACAACTTTGTGTTTCGGCGCTGTCTGCGGCTTATAGCCTTCGGGCCATGCCCACCGCATTTCGTTCCACTGATAGGATTGCGCGCAGGTCACGTCCTTTGCCAGATCTAGCCCTTCAAGCCCCTGGAAATCGCGTGCTTTCTTGACCAGCGCCGCGATGTCGAAGTTTCCGTCGGGGTCATGGGCAAGCGCCACATGTGGCGCACCTTGTTGCCGGATCGCCCGTGTCAGACGCCGCGTATCTACGCCGCCCATCCCGATCCGGTTACGTTTCGCCAACCATGTTGTCAGCTCATCGGTCGAACGCCAGTTTGACGCCTGCGTCGGATCCCATTTCACGACCATGCCTTCGGCGACCGGATCAGCGGTTTCATCGTCTTCGGCATTCACGCCGGTGTTGCCGATATGGGGGAAGGTGAAGGTGACGACCTGACCTGCATAAGAGGGGTCTGTCATGATTTCCTGATAACCGGTCATTGCTGTATTAAAGCAAAGCTCTGCTGTGGTTTCACCGGTGGCCCCAAAGCCCATACCATAAAAGATCGTTCCGTCCGCCAGTGCCAAACAGGCCGTTGGTTTCTGCGTCATAATCGATCTCCCCAGATGTCAAATTGTGGCGGGTGTACGCAGGTCGGTGGCGGTGGTCAAGGCCGGATTGACCCCTTGCAAACAAGGGTGACGTTGCGTGTTGGCCGCTTGTCACTGCGGCGGGTTCACACTATGTTGACGTTTCGTTTGACGACAGATGGACGGGACACATTTATGGACATGCGTGACAGGGTCTCAGCGGCCCTCAAAGATGCGATGCGCGCCAAAGAGGCAGATCGCCTCTCAACGCTGCGGCTGATCAATGCCGCGATCAAAGACAAAGATATTGCGGCGCGTGGCACCGGCGACGACGAGGGCGGGGTGTCGAACGAAGGCATCCTTGCGATCCTTGGCCGGATGGTAAAACAACGCCAGGAAAGTGCACGCGCCTACGAAGAGGGCGGGCGGCTCGAGCTGGCAGAGAAAGAACTTTCCGAGATCAAGATCATTGAAGAGTTCCTGCCCAAGCAGCTCAGCGAAGAGGAAGCCGAAGCCGCCGTTGACACGGCGATTGCCGAGGTGGGTGCGGACAGCATCCGCGACATGGGTAAAGTGATGGCGGCGCTCAAAGCCAAATACACAGGGCGTATGGATTTCGGCAAAGCCGGACCGATGGTCAAGGACCGTCTTGGTTAACCGCCTAGCGGATTTGCCCTGCACGCAGTGCGCGTTGCAACTCATCAAATAAGACAAGGCGTTCCTCGGCATCGAGGAACGCGCCAATCTCAACCTCGCGGTCGCCGCCGCGCAGGGTGATATAATTCTCAACAGGGCCGCCCTTGGGGTGCAGATGCGCCGTCACCCAATAGCGGTTCGCCTCCCATTCTTGCACGTCGCCTTTGGGATTGTGCCGTGTCAGATAGGCCCGCGCGTCATCCACGGTCAGCTCTTCCAACACCTCGCCGCGCCGGTAGCTGACATGCAGCGCGTACCAGACCCCCGCAAGCATCATCCCGAAAAATGGCAGAAGCCCCCAAAGCACCGCTTGCCCCAGAAGGGTCAGAAGCGGCAGCGATACCAGCGCTGCAGTACCGCCGATGAACAGCACGAAATCCTTGCGCAGCAGTGACCGGTAGGGCCAAAGGCTCAGTTGCCAACGGCTGTCGTCATGGGGCGGTGTTGGGGTCCATTCGTAAGGCATGAGGTTGTTGTAATACGCCGTGCGCGGTCGTCAAACCGATAGAATGCCGCAGGGCTTTTTG
This window harbors:
- a CDS encoding DUF2244 domain-containing protein, which gives rise to MPYEWTPTPPHDDSRWQLSLWPYRSLLRKDFVLFIGGTAALVSLPLLTLLGQAVLWGLLPFFGMMLAGVWYALHVSYRRGEVLEELTVDDARAYLTRHNPKGDVQEWEANRYWVTAHLHPKGGPVENYITLRGGDREVEIGAFLDAEERLVLFDELQRALRAGQIR